In Nocardia asteroides, a single genomic region encodes these proteins:
- a CDS encoding SCO2523 family variant P-loop protein — translation MIVFSTSDKGGTGRSVTSCNIAYRLCAGGRSVAYLDFDFGSPTAGALFEIGGVEQGVPEKGLHSYLTHGSEPVARVDIRAATDRPALRNIRSRTGQLVLFPGDEGGAEFNGIDDETDAVVDRCITLLAALEQEFDVAVVDLSAGRSLAMELALRATASPHLSSATVRWLVFHRWTRQHILAASGLVHGHHGLLAGAALWGHDKKKFLENLRYVRTAVPRLNKSVDGVYRGAQAAWLTEQNAALKALAARHLIGATSLLGETPVEPVLQWREQVILDTDVANKIANLETAAAFDELTARLIDTEYWEQF, via the coding sequence GTGATCGTCTTCTCGACCTCGGACAAGGGAGGCACCGGGCGCTCGGTGACGAGCTGCAACATCGCCTACCGGCTGTGCGCCGGAGGGCGGAGTGTCGCATACCTGGACTTCGATTTCGGATCGCCGACGGCGGGTGCCCTGTTCGAAATCGGCGGGGTCGAGCAGGGGGTGCCGGAGAAGGGGCTGCACTCCTATCTGACGCACGGGAGTGAGCCGGTGGCGCGGGTCGATATCCGTGCCGCGACGGACCGTCCCGCACTCCGCAATATCCGGTCGCGCACCGGACAGCTCGTTCTCTTTCCCGGCGACGAGGGCGGCGCGGAGTTCAACGGCATCGATGACGAGACCGATGCGGTCGTGGATCGCTGTATCACCCTGCTGGCGGCACTCGAGCAGGAATTCGACGTCGCCGTCGTCGATCTCAGCGCGGGGCGCTCGCTCGCCATGGAGCTCGCGCTGCGCGCGACCGCGAGCCCGCACCTCTCCTCCGCGACCGTGCGGTGGCTCGTCTTCCATCGGTGGACGCGGCAACACATCCTCGCTGCCAGCGGCCTCGTGCACGGGCATCACGGTCTGCTGGCGGGCGCGGCGCTCTGGGGCCACGACAAGAAGAAATTCCTCGAGAACCTGCGTTATGTGCGGACAGCGGTGCCCCGGCTGAACAAGTCGGTGGACGGCGTTTACCGGGGAGCGCAGGCGGCGTGGCTGACGGAGCAGAACGCCGCACTCAAGGCGCTGGCCGCACGGCACCTGATCGGCGCCACTTCCCTCCTCGGCGAGACACCGGTCGAACCGGTGCTGCAGTGGCGGGAGCAGGTCATTCTCGACACCGATGTCGCGAACAAAATCGCAAATCTGGAAACCGCGGCGGCATTCGACGAGCTGACTGCTCGCCTGATCGACACGGAATACTGGGAACAGTTTTGA
- a CDS encoding SCO2522 family protein produces MEHGSGYDEASTQLRVARVPLSHLSIEVGHLYMSDLRRGGEAIRRQLKRVAPMLHAITASAEAEFGSNARISTCFLLDDYFDDGGNPAEVIGKLLEITSEFGVGIDYLGRESACHEAPAARAGEFVPLAEMVAARIVEEPAKGETGSRPPALKSGWLANGKRGSDGIRVGQAMRSRSYQHPEELSRREHSIFLDVEMWRKSRTGVNGTATTTVKWSCPFLASVWQLLRLGILRDQGNPVAQPVNWEDRTVWPDRWADLPAIVQLEPRAKPFAAYRSLSIMPRYYLGIEHAVRVVIDHLQLDSEIVDDIVDRGTAELVDVSRDAGERLDYVFLGGC; encoded by the coding sequence GTGGAGCATGGCAGCGGATACGATGAGGCCAGCACACAACTACGTGTAGCCCGGGTTCCGCTGTCCCACTTATCCATCGAGGTGGGGCATCTGTACATGTCGGACCTCCGCCGGGGAGGCGAAGCGATCCGTCGGCAGCTGAAGCGGGTCGCGCCTATGCTCCACGCGATCACGGCGAGTGCGGAGGCGGAGTTCGGGAGCAACGCGCGCATCAGTACCTGTTTTCTTCTCGATGACTACTTCGACGACGGTGGAAATCCAGCGGAGGTCATCGGCAAGCTGCTGGAGATCACCTCCGAATTCGGAGTCGGGATCGATTACCTCGGCCGGGAGTCGGCTTGTCACGAAGCTCCGGCCGCGCGTGCCGGGGAGTTCGTACCTCTCGCGGAGATGGTGGCCGCCCGAATCGTAGAAGAGCCGGCCAAAGGCGAGACCGGAAGCCGGCCGCCCGCGCTGAAATCCGGCTGGCTCGCCAATGGGAAGCGGGGATCGGATGGTATCCGCGTCGGCCAGGCCATGCGTTCACGCAGCTATCAACACCCGGAAGAACTGAGCCGCCGGGAGCACTCGATCTTTCTCGACGTCGAGATGTGGCGGAAGAGCCGCACCGGCGTGAACGGTACGGCGACGACGACGGTGAAGTGGTCCTGCCCCTTCCTGGCGTCGGTCTGGCAGCTGCTCCGGCTGGGAATTCTCCGTGATCAGGGGAATCCGGTGGCTCAGCCGGTCAACTGGGAAGATCGCACGGTCTGGCCCGATCGCTGGGCGGACCTGCCCGCGATCGTTCAGCTCGAGCCGAGGGCCAAACCCTTCGCCGCATACCGCTCGTTGTCGATCATGCCTCGGTACTATCTGGGTATCGAACACGCGGTTCGTGTTGTCATCGACCACCTCCAGCTCGATAGCGAAATCGTGGACGACATCGTGGATCGCGGCACCGCCGAGTTGGTGGATGTCTCACGCGATGCCGGTGAGCGGCTGGACTATGTCTTCCTCGGCGGTTGCTGA
- a CDS encoding SCO2521 family protein: MDTPNAVGFAEPDYTLAQFGGLEAVDGVEHAPPFETLHGVLPDLQRGVARAGAVDPILVTGEIHTRLVPHSTALTRASAEEMLTIVPGYPVRWRTRPSSVGTSPTIAAGFDCGLPRVSGAAVHAIGTAAVHAVVCGGRVLQSSAHTGVVAAESSQRQVWSHYLSRVGVAEVVSRVTPQTRKRLVDGFLGFVDPPPGTVDMPSITQHLLNRVSMWSGLDQRAPFRAVTTRLRWAAHIGAAATLRFRLEEGRVRTVVVTVRNETELAAVGAFCEDLARHDWLLTVVEAITDQVDAMPLGADVTQAVAPVLAGVTHLWTPGVHTPAVLRPLWRQLEADPAFSAEWFARLGHLRSRTDFVAPAASQREFAVKTW; this comes from the coding sequence ATGGACACACCGAACGCGGTCGGTTTCGCGGAGCCCGATTACACGCTCGCGCAATTCGGCGGCTTGGAAGCGGTCGACGGAGTCGAGCATGCTCCCCCATTCGAAACGCTCCACGGCGTTCTGCCCGACCTACAGCGGGGGGTGGCTCGAGCCGGAGCGGTTGATCCGATCCTCGTCACCGGGGAGATTCATACGCGCCTCGTTCCCCATTCCACTGCCCTGACCCGAGCCTCCGCGGAAGAAATGCTGACCATCGTGCCCGGCTACCCGGTGCGGTGGCGTACCAGGCCCAGCAGTGTCGGCACCTCGCCGACGATCGCCGCGGGATTCGACTGCGGACTCCCGCGGGTGTCGGGCGCCGCGGTACACGCGATCGGTACCGCAGCGGTGCATGCGGTCGTCTGCGGCGGTCGGGTCCTGCAGAGCTCGGCCCATACGGGGGTGGTGGCGGCGGAATCGTCGCAGCGGCAGGTCTGGTCGCACTACCTTTCCAGGGTGGGGGTCGCCGAGGTGGTCAGCCGGGTTACTCCGCAGACCCGGAAGCGGCTCGTCGACGGATTTCTCGGCTTCGTCGACCCGCCGCCGGGCACCGTGGACATGCCGTCGATCACGCAGCACCTGCTCAATCGAGTGAGTATGTGGAGCGGGCTCGATCAGCGAGCCCCGTTCCGCGCGGTCACGACCAGGTTGCGCTGGGCCGCGCACATCGGTGCCGCGGCAACCCTGCGATTCCGGCTCGAAGAGGGGCGGGTTCGCACTGTCGTGGTGACTGTGCGGAACGAGACCGAACTCGCCGCTGTCGGCGCGTTCTGCGAAGATCTGGCCCGGCACGATTGGCTGCTCACCGTTGTCGAGGCCATCACCGACCAGGTGGATGCGATGCCGTTGGGGGCGGATGTGACGCAGGCCGTCGCCCCGGTACTCGCCGGTGTCACACACCTGTGGACGCCGGGCGTCCACACTCCGGCTGTGCTCCGGCCGCTGTGGCGCCAGCTGGAGGCCGACCCCGCCTTCTCGGCGGAATGGTTCGCGCGGCTCGGTCACCTCCGTAGCCGCACGGATTTCGTGGCTCCGGCCGCGTCCCAGCGCGAATTCGCGGTCAAGACCTGGTGA
- a CDS encoding GNAT family N-acetyltransferase yields the protein MILSTSSETPTFRAARLEDLAAIDALERAEFDRFAYPYFALRQLFDVHGPQWLIAEIEGQLCGYSMVATSDGGTAWILGLAVDSRYHRRGYGGILLRSTVDRCRSAAVPQILLTVRPSDHPAVGLYRKSGFVRIEHDPDYFGPGEGRDVLICRFDRPEPRPLTDTVTDPWQKERPGLR from the coding sequence GTGATTCTGTCGACGAGTTCGGAGACACCCACTTTCCGGGCGGCCCGCCTGGAAGACCTCGCCGCGATCGACGCGCTCGAACGAGCCGAGTTCGATCGCTTCGCCTACCCGTACTTCGCATTGCGTCAGTTGTTCGACGTCCACGGGCCACAGTGGCTGATCGCGGAGATCGAGGGGCAGCTCTGCGGATACTCCATGGTCGCCACGAGCGATGGGGGTACCGCGTGGATCCTCGGCCTCGCAGTCGACTCGCGATATCACCGCCGCGGTTACGGCGGCATACTGCTGCGAAGCACTGTCGACCGTTGCCGCTCGGCGGCCGTACCGCAGATCCTCCTGACCGTCCGGCCGAGCGATCATCCGGCCGTCGGGCTCTACCGCAAATCCGGTTTCGTCCGCATCGAACACGACCCGGACTACTTCGGCCCTGGCGAGGGCAGGGATGTCCTCATCTGCCGGTTCGACCGCCCGGAACCCCGTCCGCTGACCGATACGGTTACCGACCCGTGGCAGAAGGAACGCCCCGGACTCCGATGA
- a CDS encoding ABC transporter substrate-binding protein, translating into MRNIRFRRLLAAATVATALVTALAGCGGPSNSPEAEGGTPVYGGTLNFYDPVQYTAWLPTASIWSNSQVANNLADRLTWQDPESGEVKPWLAKSWEISQDKLSYTFTLREGVTFSNGDPVDAAIVKANYDQHGFGDKALGIPADSFFANYTGSEVVGPLTVKVNFSKPNVGFLQVTSFYRAGSILAKPFLERDLNGQGQAQNWIASGPFVVESVNGTTGITLKRREDYNWAPTGSGHEGRAYLERVVFKTVPEAGTRVGALQSGEAHISRNIAPYDEETVGAQGGRIAAFPVQGQTNKLSPQLDSTAPVIDKNVRLALQAATNREEINQTVLSPSYPIPGSILVQGTPQRPDAGDALKYDLDRANSLLEQAGWQKGSDGIRAKDGKRLRIEIWIAPYYQVAQPVLELLQSQWKKAGIELNINATSLTEYEATQTARADSWALVQGQLSRAEPDVLRSAYDSTATNELHNPTPDAKLDELVRAQAFEFDPAERARAVRAIQDHLLAEGYVIPLYDETQVFGLAPSVHGFGTESTARTWLYDTWIAE; encoded by the coding sequence ATGAGGAATATCCGTTTCCGCAGACTTCTGGCCGCCGCGACGGTGGCGACCGCTCTCGTGACAGCGCTCGCCGGGTGCGGCGGGCCGTCGAATTCGCCGGAGGCGGAGGGGGGTACTCCGGTGTACGGGGGGACGCTGAACTTCTACGATCCGGTGCAGTACACGGCGTGGTTGCCGACGGCGTCGATCTGGTCGAACAGCCAGGTCGCGAACAACCTCGCGGACCGGCTGACCTGGCAGGATCCGGAGTCGGGCGAGGTGAAGCCGTGGCTGGCGAAGTCCTGGGAAATCAGCCAGGACAAGCTGAGCTACACCTTCACGCTGCGCGAAGGGGTGACGTTCAGCAACGGTGATCCGGTGGACGCGGCGATCGTGAAGGCCAATTACGACCAGCACGGTTTCGGGGACAAGGCGCTCGGAATTCCGGCGGATTCCTTCTTCGCCAATTACACGGGCAGTGAAGTCGTGGGCCCGCTCACCGTGAAGGTGAACTTCAGCAAGCCGAATGTGGGCTTCCTGCAGGTGACCTCTTTCTATCGGGCCGGCTCGATTCTGGCGAAGCCGTTCCTGGAGAGGGATCTGAACGGGCAGGGGCAGGCGCAGAACTGGATCGCCTCGGGGCCGTTCGTGGTGGAGTCGGTGAACGGCACCACCGGGATCACGCTGAAGCGGCGCGAGGATTACAACTGGGCGCCGACGGGCTCCGGCCACGAGGGCCGGGCGTACCTGGAGCGGGTGGTCTTCAAGACGGTGCCGGAGGCGGGCACCCGGGTCGGCGCGCTGCAGTCCGGTGAGGCGCACATCTCGCGCAATATCGCCCCGTACGACGAGGAGACGGTCGGCGCGCAGGGCGGGCGGATCGCGGCCTTCCCGGTGCAGGGGCAGACGAACAAGCTGTCGCCGCAGCTGGATTCGACCGCACCGGTGATCGACAAGAACGTGCGGCTGGCGCTGCAGGCGGCGACGAACCGGGAGGAGATCAACCAGACGGTGCTCTCCCCGAGCTACCCGATCCCGGGCAGCATCCTGGTGCAGGGGACGCCGCAGCGGCCGGACGCGGGCGACGCGCTGAAGTACGACCTGGACAGGGCGAATTCGCTGCTGGAGCAGGCGGGCTGGCAGAAGGGCTCGGACGGGATCAGGGCGAAGGACGGCAAGCGGCTGCGGATCGAGATCTGGATCGCGCCGTATTACCAGGTCGCGCAGCCGGTGCTGGAGCTGCTGCAGTCGCAGTGGAAGAAGGCCGGGATCGAGCTGAACATCAACGCCACCTCGCTCACCGAGTACGAGGCCACCCAGACCGCCCGCGCCGACAGCTGGGCGCTGGTGCAGGGGCAGCTCTCCCGCGCGGAGCCGGACGTGCTGCGCTCGGCCTACGACAGCACCGCCACCAACGAGCTGCACAACCCCACCCCGGACGCGAAGCTGGACGAGCTGGTCCGCGCGCAGGCCTTCGAGTTCGACCCGGCCGAGCGGGCGCGGGCGGTGCGGGCGATCCAGGACCACCTGCTCGCCGAGGGGTACGTGATCCCGCTCTACGACGAGACCCAGGTGTTCGGGCTCGCGCCGTCGGTGCACGGCTTCGGCACCGAGTCGACCGCCCGCACCTGGCTGTACGACACCTGGATCGCGGAGTAG
- a CDS encoding ABC transporter permease has translation MRGYVLKRLAQAVLVLLAAYTLSFALLSALPGDSVNNRIQNPDAQISPEAGRMMLEYYGLDRPLHEQYLHGLAAALRGEFGFSLSTGTPVAEMIGTALPGTLALTGLALVFGLVFAGVVAIVINYARWAWLRDLAGSVPALFASVPTFVVGILALQFLSFRFHLIPSVDDGSARALVAPAATLGLLVAAPMSQVFATSIRGTRRQPFVHVLRAKGAGEGFVFRKDVLRNSSLPVLTLLGLTFGELIAGSVVTEAVYARDGIGQLTVGAVETQDLPVVQGVVLLSAAAYVLVNLAVDLVYPFVDPRVLVDGRTQRFTRARAGLARTRVVVPPRGLPAEVAMP, from the coding sequence ATGCGCGGCTACGTCCTGAAGCGGCTCGCGCAGGCGGTGCTGGTGCTGCTCGCGGCCTACACCCTGTCGTTCGCGCTGCTCAGCGCCTTGCCGGGGGATTCGGTGAACAACCGGATCCAGAACCCGGACGCGCAGATCTCGCCGGAGGCGGGGCGGATGATGCTGGAGTACTACGGGCTGGACCGGCCGCTCCACGAGCAGTACCTGCACGGGCTGGCGGCGGCGCTGCGCGGTGAGTTCGGCTTCTCGCTCTCCACCGGGACCCCGGTCGCGGAGATGATCGGGACCGCGCTGCCCGGCACGCTGGCGCTGACCGGGCTGGCCCTGGTCTTCGGGCTGGTCTTCGCCGGCGTGGTCGCGATCGTGATCAACTACGCCCGGTGGGCGTGGCTGCGCGACCTCGCCGGGTCGGTGCCCGCGCTCTTCGCCTCGGTGCCGACGTTCGTGGTCGGCATCCTGGCGCTGCAGTTCCTCTCCTTCCGGTTCCACCTCATCCCGTCGGTGGACGACGGGTCGGCGCGGGCGCTGGTCGCGCCGGCCGCGACGCTGGGGCTGCTGGTGGCGGCGCCGATGTCGCAGGTCTTCGCCACCTCGATCCGCGGCACGCGGCGGCAGCCCTTCGTGCACGTGCTGCGGGCCAAGGGCGCGGGGGAGGGCTTCGTCTTCCGCAAGGACGTGCTGCGCAACTCCTCGCTGCCGGTGCTGACGCTGCTCGGGCTGACCTTCGGCGAGCTCATCGCCGGCTCCGTCGTCACCGAGGCGGTCTACGCGCGGGACGGGATCGGGCAGCTCACGGTCGGCGCGGTGGAGACCCAGGACCTGCCGGTGGTGCAGGGCGTCGTGCTGCTCTCCGCGGCGGCGTACGTGCTGGTGAATCTCGCGGTCGACCTGGTGTATCCGTTCGTCGACCCGCGGGTGCTCGTCGACGGCCGGACGCAGCGGTTCACCAGGGCCCGTGCCGGTCTCGCCCGCACGCGCGTGGTCGTTCCGCCGCGCGGGCTCCCGGCCGAGGTGGCAATGCCGTGA
- a CDS encoding ABC transporter permease, whose translation MTAVLEPEKNSRAPERKAARPRRLGANWTLVLALAVVATALLWALVPQLFVGYDPLLPDPANKLKPPSGEHWFGTDQLGRDLYTRVVYGARASLLGSAVAVGVGVLVGSLLGALAGWFSGFTDSALMRVIDVVLAIPGFLLAITIVVLLGFGVLQAGIAVGLTTSATFARLIRSEVLKARTSSYVEAAITSGASTLDILRRHVIPNSIAPTVSLITVQFGIAIIWIASLSFLGLGAQPPEPEWGRLVSDGRNYIATRGWLTLWPGLAVVAVVLATNHIAHHITRRQP comes from the coding sequence GTGACCGCCGTCCTGGAACCCGAGAAGAACTCGCGGGCGCCCGAGCGGAAGGCGGCCCGGCCGCGCCGGCTCGGCGCGAACTGGACGCTGGTGCTTGCGCTCGCCGTGGTGGCGACCGCGCTGCTCTGGGCGCTGGTCCCGCAGCTGTTCGTCGGCTACGACCCGCTGCTGCCGGACCCGGCGAACAAGCTGAAGCCGCCCTCGGGCGAGCACTGGTTCGGCACCGACCAGCTCGGCCGCGACCTCTACACCCGGGTGGTCTACGGTGCCCGCGCCTCACTGCTCGGCTCGGCGGTGGCGGTCGGCGTCGGCGTGCTGGTCGGCTCGCTGCTCGGCGCGCTCGCCGGATGGTTCTCCGGTTTCACCGACAGCGCGCTCATGCGGGTGATCGATGTGGTGCTGGCGATCCCGGGGTTCCTGCTCGCCATCACCATCGTGGTGCTGCTCGGCTTCGGGGTGCTGCAGGCCGGGATCGCGGTCGGGCTCACCACCTCGGCGACCTTCGCCCGGCTCATCCGCTCCGAGGTGCTCAAGGCGCGGACCAGCAGCTACGTGGAGGCCGCGATCACCAGCGGCGCCTCGACGCTGGACATCCTGCGCAGGCACGTGATCCCGAACTCGATCGCGCCGACGGTCTCGCTGATCACGGTGCAGTTCGGCATCGCGATCATCTGGATCGCCTCGCTCAGTTTCCTCGGGCTCGGCGCGCAGCCGCCGGAGCCGGAGTGGGGGCGGCTGGTCTCCGACGGCCGCAACTACATCGCGACCCGCGGCTGGCTGACGCTGTGGCCCGGGCTCGCCGTCGTCGCGGTGGTGCTGGCCACCAACCACATCGCGCACCACATCACGAGGAGGCAGCCGTGA
- a CDS encoding dipeptide ABC transporter ATP-binding protein, with product MTLVDAELSTTATAVLSVRDLSVGYRTGRGLTPVLRNVSFEVAPGQVLALVGESGSGKTTTAHAVLGLLPENGEVLGGRISFAGQELTELSEKGWRGIRGRAVSLIPQDPAVSLDPVRRVGHQVEDVLLLHTDLDAAARRARVYELFELVGFTEVERRYRQYPHELSGGMRQRVLIAAAVAAEPELIIADEPTSALDATVQKQVLDLIDDIRRRLGTSVVLVTHDLGVAADRSDVIGVMRGGELVEVGPTREIVAGPRHEYTRTLLDSVPSRIGRIRPRAAAPADRETVIEVAGLRKEYGDVTAVDGITFQVERGETFAIVGESGSGKSTTARILTGLTEATGGSATLLGTDITRLRRSEFRALRRNVQIVYQNPYSSFDPRFDVYDVVDEPLRSFGGKRRGKRPNEEQVVAALEAAALPADFVRRHPRELSGGQRQRVAIARALVLEPEVVVLDEPISALDVSVAAQLLDLLRTLQEERGLTYLFISHDLAVVRAISDRVAVMRQGRIVEQGPVEQVFAHPADDYTVRLVDAIAGRDLISGGQP from the coding sequence GTGACCCTGGTCGACGCGGAGCTCAGCACCACCGCGACCGCCGTGCTCTCGGTGCGCGACCTGAGCGTCGGGTACCGCACCGGCCGCGGGCTCACGCCGGTGCTGCGCAACGTCTCCTTCGAGGTGGCGCCGGGGCAGGTGCTCGCGCTGGTCGGCGAGTCGGGGTCGGGCAAGACCACCACCGCGCACGCCGTGCTCGGGCTGCTGCCGGAGAACGGCGAGGTGCTCGGCGGGCGGATCTCGTTCGCCGGGCAGGAGCTCACCGAGCTGTCGGAGAAGGGCTGGCGGGGCATCCGCGGCCGGGCGGTGAGCCTGATCCCGCAGGACCCGGCGGTCTCGCTGGATCCGGTGCGCCGGGTCGGCCACCAGGTCGAGGATGTGCTGCTGCTGCACACCGACCTGGACGCGGCGGCGCGCCGGGCCCGGGTGTACGAGCTCTTCGAACTGGTCGGCTTCACCGAGGTGGAGCGGCGCTACCGGCAGTACCCGCACGAGCTCTCCGGCGGCATGCGGCAGCGGGTGCTGATCGCGGCCGCGGTCGCCGCCGAGCCGGAGCTGATCATCGCCGACGAGCCGACCTCCGCGCTCGACGCCACGGTGCAGAAGCAGGTGCTCGACCTGATCGACGACATCCGGCGCCGCCTCGGCACCAGCGTCGTCCTGGTCACCCACGACCTCGGCGTCGCCGCCGACCGCTCCGACGTGATCGGCGTGATGCGCGGCGGCGAGCTGGTCGAGGTCGGTCCGACGCGGGAGATCGTCGCCGGGCCGCGGCACGAGTACACCAGGACGCTGCTGGACAGCGTGCCGTCCCGGATCGGCCGGATCCGGCCCCGAGCGGCCGCCCCCGCGGACCGGGAGACGGTGATCGAGGTCGCCGGGCTGCGCAAGGAGTACGGCGACGTGACCGCCGTGGACGGGATCACGTTCCAGGTCGAGCGCGGCGAGACCTTCGCCATCGTCGGCGAATCCGGGTCGGGGAAGTCGACGACCGCCCGGATCCTGACCGGGCTCACCGAGGCCACCGGTGGCAGCGCCACCCTGCTCGGCACCGACATCACCCGGCTGCGGCGCAGCGAGTTCCGCGCGCTGCGCCGGAACGTGCAGATCGTCTACCAGAACCCGTACTCCTCCTTCGACCCGCGCTTCGACGTCTACGACGTGGTCGACGAGCCGCTGCGCTCGTTCGGCGGGAAGCGCCGGGGAAAGCGGCCGAACGAGGAGCAGGTCGTGGCGGCGCTGGAGGCGGCCGCGCTGCCCGCCGACTTCGTCCGGCGGCACCCGCGCGAGCTCTCCGGCGGCCAGCGGCAGCGGGTCGCGATCGCCCGCGCCCTCGTGCTCGAGCCCGAGGTGGTGGTGCTGGACGAGCCGATCTCCGCGCTCGACGTCTCGGTGGCTGCCCAGCTCCTCGACCTGCTGCGCACCCTCCAGGAGGAGCGCGGCCTGACCTACCTGTTCATCTCGCACGACCTCGCGGTCGTCCGGGCCATCTCGGACCGGGTCGCGGTCATGCGGCAGGGCCGGATCGTCGAGCAGGGCCCGGTCGAGCAGGTCTTCGCGCACCCCGCCGACGACTACACGGTCCGGCTGGTCGACGCCATCGCCGGGCGCGACCTCATCTCTGGAGGACAGCCATGA